The Gaiellales bacterium DNA segment GGATCCCGAGGTCATCGAGCGTGACCGCGCGCTCACGTGGATCGCCCGCCTGCCGAGGGCCCAGGCGGAAGTCGTGCTGCTGCGCGTGATCGGGGATCTCAGCACCGGGGAGGTCGCGGAGATGACCGGCCGCTCGCCCGGTGCCGTGCGCGTCCTCCAGCATCGCGCCCTTCGCCGCCTGGCCTCCGACCTGCGCCGCGCTCGCGGCGAGGTGTAACGCATGGGCCGGCTCGCGCGTTCTCTCCTGTGCATGGGCAAGCCCCGACTCGACATGACCACCGCCGACAGGATCCTCGCGGGCACCGTCGATCCTGCCGACGCACCACCGGGGTACGAGGCGCTGGTCGCGTTGATCGCGGCCGCGCGCACGCCACATGCGCCCACGACCACCGTGGCGTCCGGCCGCGCGCCGGCGCCGCGTCGTCAGAGGAGGCACTACATGCTCGCAGCCCCGCCGTTCCGGTCCCGTCTGTCCATCGCCGCCGCGGCCGCGACGCTTGCGCTCGCGTCCGGCACCGCCTACGCGACGGGCCTGCCCGCAGCCGCATCGGCGACTGCGCGCGGCGTCCTGCACTCGCTCGGCGTCTCGACCGACTCGCCTGCGAAGACTCCCTCGCAGCCGGCCGGGACGCACGGAGCGGCCGTCTCGTCGACGGCGCGGGCGACGACGGCGACCGGGGCGGCGAAGGGCGCGGAGATCGCTGCGCTCGCGAGCAACGGGCGAAGCAAGGCCGGCCAGGGCGGCGATGAGTCGACGACCGCGAAGGGCGGCGCCGACGCGAAGGGATCCGGTCACGGGCACGGGGCCGAGATCTCGGCGCTGGCGCACTCCACCACGGGCACGGCGGGCGTCAAGGGTGCGACCATCTCCGCAGCTGCGAGCAACGGGCGAAGCCACGCCGGCCAGCATGGCCAGAACGGCCACAGCGGGGGCTCGAACGGATCGGCCTCCGCGGCCGGCAACCACGGCGGTGGCGGCGGACAGGGGGCCGGCTCCGGCCACGGAGGGTCGTAGCCGCCGCACCGCCGTGGTTCGGCGTGGCGTCCCGGCGGGAACAGGGACGACATGCCGAGGTACGGCTATACCCTCTACTGCGAGGGCAACCCACCGCAGGATCTCGTCCGCCAGGCCGTTGCCGCGGAAGAGGCCGGGTTCGATTTCCTGGTCATCTCCGACCACTACCACCCCTGGCTGACCAGCCAGTCGCACTCGGCCTTCGCGTGGAGCGTGCTCGGGGCGGTGGCCCAGGCCACCGAGCGGATCGAGCTCGCGACCATGGTGACCTGCCCGATCATGCGCTACCACCCGGCGATCGTCGCCCAGATGGCGGCGACGGTCGCGGTGCTCTCGGATGAGCGGTTCACGCTCGGCCTCGGCGCGGGCGAGCGGCTGAACGAGCACGTCGTCGGCCGCGGCTGGCCGCCCGTCGACGTCCGCCACGAGATGCTGCGCGAGGCGGTCGGCGTGATCCGGCAGCTGTGGGACGGCGGCTATGTGACGCACCGCGGCGAGCACTTCGTGGTCGAGGACGCGCGGGTGTTCGACCTGCCCCGGCGGCGCATCCCGACCTACGTCGCCGCCGGCGGCCCGATGGCGGCCGAGCTGGCCGCCGACATCGCGGACGGCGTTTGCGCGACCGAGCCCGACGAGAAGATCGTTTCCGCATACCTCGAGGCGGGCGGCGACCCTGCCGGGACGTGGGGCCAGGTCGTGCTCGCCTGGGCCGGCGACGCGGAGGCCGGGCTGGCCGACGCGCACGCCCAGTTCCGCTTCGCCGCCGGCGGCTGGAAGGTGCAGTCCGAGCTGCCGAACCCGGTCAACTTCGACGCCGCCACGGCGACGATCGAGCCGGAACGCCTGGCCGACCTGTTCCCGGCCGGGCCGGACACCGACCGCCATGCCACCGCCGTGCGCAAGTTCGCCGACGCCGGCTTCGAGCACATCGCGGTCGCCTACCCCGGCGCCGACGTCGACGGCTTCATGGCGTTCTGGCGCGAGCGGCTCGAGGCGGCCGTTCGCTAACATCGCGCCCGTCGGAAGGGGTGCGGTGGAGCACGTCCGCGTCGGCGTCATGAGCGCCGCGAACATCGGCCGCAAGGTGGTCATCCCGTCCATCCTGCGCGCCCGCAACGCCGAGCTGGTCGCGCTCGCGAGCACGAGCGACGCCGGAGATCGGTTCCTGCGCGAAACCCGCCTCAAGACGCGCGACGGCCGGCCCCTCCGCGACGCCGTGCGACTGCACGGGAGCTACGCCGACCTGCTGGCCGACTCGGACGTCGACGCCGTCTACATCCCGCTCCCGAACCACCTCCACGCCGACTGGTCGAAGCGGGCCGCCGACGCCGGCAAGCACGTCCTCTGCGAGAAGCCGGCGGCGCTGAACGCCGCCGAGACGGCCGACATGATCGACCACTGCGACGGCCGCGGCGTCGTCTGGATGGAGGCGTTCATGTACCGCTTCCACCCCCAGTGGCGCACCGTGCGGCGGCTGCTCGACGAGGGCGCGATCGGCGACCTGCGCGCCGTCGTCGCCGTCTTCACCTTCACGGTGCACGACCCGAAGAATGTCCGCCGCGTGCCGGAGTACGGCGGCGGATCGCTCTACGACGTCGGCGCCTACTGCATCAACGTGTCGCGGTGGATGTTCGGCCGCCCGCCCGTCGCGGTCAGCGGGTCGGCGCTGCCGAGCGCCGAGGGCGTCGACGAGGACTTCCGCGGCGTGCTCGACTTCGGTGAGGGCGGCTCCGCGCTCATCCTCTCCAGCCTCGCACAGCCCTACCGCCACCACGTCCGCCTGCTCGGCACCGAGGGCGACATCACCGTCCCGCAGGCCTTCGTCGTCCGTCCCGACGACGAGGTCCGGGTGATCCACACGGACGCCGGCGGCCGCGAGGAGGCGCACGCGATCGACGCCGCCGACGAGTACCAGCTCGAGGTCGAGGACTTCGCCGACTGCATCCTGAAGAGCCGCGCCCCGCGGGTCGTCTCGCACGCTGACACGCTCGCGAACATGCGCGCCATCGACGCGCTCTACGCGTCGGCCGCTTCGGGCGAGGCCGTCCGGCTCGCGGACTGAGGCGCCGGCGATGCCCGAGGCCCACGACGACCTGCGGCCGCTGCTCTTCTCGATCGCCTACCGCATGCTCGGAAGCGTGGTCGAGGCCGAGGACATGGTGCAGGAGGCCTACGTTCGTTACCAGCGGGCCGTCGGCGAGGGCACCGCGGTCGACGACCCCAAGTCGTACCTCTGCGCCGTCACGACGCGCCTGTGCATCGACCACCTGCGCTCGGCCCGGGTGCGCCGCGAGAGCTACGTCGGGCCGTGGCTGCCGGAGCCGCTCCTGACCGGCACGGTCGTTCCCGACGGCGCCCGGATCGTGGAGGACGCCGACTCGGTCTCGATGGCGTTCCTGCTCGTGCTCGAGCGGTTGACGCCCGTCGAGCGGGCGGTGTTCCTGCTCCACGACGTCTTCGACTACGGCTACGGCGAGATCGCCGAGATCGTCGCGCGCAGCGAGGACAACTGCCGCCAGCTGGCCGCCCGCGCCCGCCGCCACGTGCGCGAGGAGCGGCGCCGCTCCGAGACCTCGGCCAGCCGCCGCGAGGCGCTCGCCGACCGCTTCTTCGAGGCGGTGAACGAGGGCGACATGGACGGCCTGGTCGAGCTCCTGGCCGAGGACGTCGCCGTGGTCGGCGACAGCGGCGGCGTGCGGCCGATGTGGCCGCGCCCGATCGTCGGCCGCGACCGGGTGGTGGCCCTGCTGGCCGGTCCCGGCGCCCAGCCTGGCCGGCTCGACATGACGATGCGGCGCACCGAGATCAACGGCGCCCCCGGCGCGCTCGTCACGGACGCGAACGGCGGGCTGCTCTACGCCATCCTGCTCGACGTCGCGGCGGGCGGGATCATCGAGACCGTGCGGACGGTGCGGAACCCGGCCAAGCTCGCCCACCTCGGCCCCGTCGGCGACCTGCGCGCGGTCATGCACTCCCGTGGGGCCGGCCGGGAGGGGTAACCGGCCGGCCCCAGGAAGCCCGTTCGTCAGGCAGCCACCGGCTCGGTCGCCTCTTCGGCGACCTGCTCCGGCGCCACCCCGCGCGGCACCATGGTCAGGGTGGCCAGGAGCCCCAGGGCCGCCAGGCCGGCACCGACCAGGAACGCGATCGAGAAGCCGTCCACGTCCGCCCGCAGCAGCAGGTCGGGAGCGGGGCTGTGGCTGGTCAGGTAGTCGCTCACGCGCGTGAACGCGACCGTCGAGAGGATCGCCGTGCCGAGGGCGCCGCCGATCTGCTGCGACGTGTTGATGATCCCCGACGCGATGCCGGCGTCGTTCATCTCGACGCCGACGAGCGCCGCGATCGTCACAGGCACGAACGAGAAGCCGAGGCCGACGCCGGCGAGGATGAAGCCCGGCGCAAGGTCGGTCAGGTACGAGCCGTTGACCGAGACCTGGCTGAAGTACAGCAACCCTGCCGTCGTCAGCGCCATGCCGACGGCGAGCACGGTGCGCACGCCGATCTTCGTGACGAGCGCCTGCGATGCCGCGGCCGACACGATGATCGTGCTCGCGACGAGCAGGTAGCCGATGCCGGTGCGCATGGCCGAGTAGCCGAGCACCTGCTGCATGTAGAGCGTGAGCAGGAAGAACATCGAGAAGATCGATGCGCCCAGCATCAGGCCGACCACGTTGGCGCCGGCCAGCGACTTGTTCCGGAACAGCCGCAGCGGCATGAGCGGGGACTCGGCCCGCTGCTCCGTGAAGATGAAGCCGCCGAGGAGCACGGCCGCACCGATGAACATCGCGATCGTGCGCGGCGCCGTCCACGAGTGGTCGACGGTCTGCACGAGCGCGTAGACCAGCAGCGACAGCCCGGCGGTCACGAGCACGGCTCCGAGCAGGTCGAAGCTGCGCCGGCCGGCCGTCTCGATCCGGCTCTCGCGCAGGTAGCGGGGGCCGAGCGCGATCACGAGCGCGCCGACCGGGACGTTGATGTAGAAGATCCACGACCAGTTCAGCTGGTCGGTGAGGACGCCGCCGAGGAGCACGCCGGCCGCGCCGCCGGTGCCGGCGATCGCGCCCCAGATGCCGAGCGCCTTGTTGCGCTCAGCACCCTCGGAGAAGGTCGTCATCAGGATCGAGAGGGCGGCGGGCGAGATGATCGCCGCGCCGACGCCCTGCACGGCGCGTGCCGCGATGAGCATGCCCTCCGATGTCGAGAGCCCGCACACGAGCGAGGCTCCCGAGAAGAGGACGAGGCCGGCCAGGAACATGCGCCGGCGGCCGAGCAGGTCGGCCGCCCGGCCGCCTAGCATGAGCAGGCCGCCGAACGTGAGGGTGTATGCGTTGATGACCCATTGCAGATCGGTCTCTTTGAAGTCGAGCGCGTTCTTGATCGTGGGCAGGGCGACGTTGACGATGGCGATGTCGAGCACCACCATGAACTGGACCATGCAGAGGAGGAGGAGCGCGATCCCCTTGCGGTCTTGGGTGGTAGGCATGATCAGCGAGTCTCCAGGCTGGTTGTTTACGATACAGTCCTGTGGTGTATCATAATTCGCACGACATGGCAATCTCCCACCCCATCCCACGCTCTCCCGGCCGGCCCCGTAACGAGGTCGCCGACCGCAAGATCATCGAGGCCACCCTCCGGCTCCTGAGCACGGAGGGGTACGACCGCACCTCGATCGAGTCCGTTGCGGCCGAGGCCCGGGTCACCCGGGCCACCGTCTATCGCCGCTACCCGACCAAGGCCGACATGGTCACGGCGGCCGTGTGCACGATGGCCGGACCCGACGAGCCGTGCGAGTGCCCGGATCTGCGCACGACCCTGGTCGAGCTGCTGCGCGGCTTCCACGCCGCTGTCGGCCCGTCCGACGGGATCTCGATCGCCGCGTCGCTCTACCTCCAGCGGCACGACCATCCGGAGATGCTCGAGTCGTTCCGCGAGACGGTCACCAAGCCCTGCCGGCTGAAGATGGCGGCGGTCGTCCAGCTCTCCCGCGAGAAGGGCGAGATCCATCCCGACACCGACCCCGAGGCGGTCGTCGAGATGCTGATCGGCTCCTACCTCTACCGCACGTTCGCCGGCGTGCCGATCCCCGACGACTGGCCGGAACAGGCCGTCGCCGCGGTGTGGCGCGGCCTCGAGCCCTAGTCGGGGTCAGACCCCGAACGCCGGCCGTCACACTTTCGTTGCACTTCCGTTCGGGGTCTGACCCCGATCAGGCGGCGTCGGAGAGCGCTTCGCCGTCCAGGCCGAGCACGGCGAGAAGGGCGTCGACCACCTGCGGGTCGAAGTGCGCGCCGGAGCTGCGGCGCAGCTCGGCGGCGGCCTCCTCCGGCGAGCGGGCGGCCGAGTAGGGCCGGTCCGTGGTCATCGCCGAGTAGGCGTCGGCGGCGCAGACGATGCGGGCCTCGATCGGGATGGCCTTGCCCGCCAGGCCGTCCGGGTAGCCGCCGCCGCCGAAGCGCTCGTGGTGGTGGCGCACCGCCCCGGCGGCATCCTGCAGTGCGGACACGCGGCGGACGATCGCGTCGCCGTGCACCGGGTGCGTCTTCATGACCGCCCACTCGTTCTCGTCGAGGGCGCGCGGCTTGGTCAGGATCCGCTCGGGGATCGCGATCTTGCCGACGTCATGCAGCCAGCCGCCGATGCGGCACAGGAGGGCGGCGCCGACCGGCAGCTCCAGGTACTCGGCCGTGCGCATCGCGAGGGCCGCCACCTGCTCGGCGTGCGCCTCGGGGATGCCCTCGCGCAGGCTGCTGGCGTAGGCCAGCGCGCGCGCCATCCCGACCACCTCGGGCTCGCGGCTCGACGCCGCGCGGCCACCGGCCTCGGGGCGGAGCGCGACCCGGTTTCGGCCCCGGTACTTGGCGGCGTAGAGGCGGGCGTCGGCGCGCTCGACGAGCGCGTCCAGGCTGGCCGCCCCGTCGGACGCGAGCGTCGCGCCAATTGACGTCGTGAGCAACACGCGGATGTCGGCGTGCGCGATCGGGGTCGCGCAGACGGCCTGCCGGAGCCGCTCGGCCCGCTCGGCCAGCTCGGCCTCGGACGCGACGTCCCCGAGCAGCACCGCGAACTCCTCGCCGCCCCAGCGGGCGAGGTGGTCGGCCGGCCCGATGCCCGACCGCAGCCGCGCGGCCAGCTCTGCCAGGACGGCGTCGCCGACGGCGTGCCCGTAGACGTCGTTGATCTGCTTGAAGTGGTCGGCGTCGATCAAGAGCAGCGCCGAGCGATCGGGAGCGGATGCGAGCAGGTCGGAGGCGAGCTGGGCGAAGTGGCGGCGGTTGTAGGCGCCGGTCAGGTCGTCGGTGTTCGCGCGCCGCTCGGCGTCG contains these protein-coding regions:
- a CDS encoding Gfo/Idh/MocA family oxidoreductase, encoding MEHVRVGVMSAANIGRKVVIPSILRARNAELVALASTSDAGDRFLRETRLKTRDGRPLRDAVRLHGSYADLLADSDVDAVYIPLPNHLHADWSKRAADAGKHVLCEKPAALNAAETADMIDHCDGRGVVWMEAFMYRFHPQWRTVRRLLDEGAIGDLRAVVAVFTFTVHDPKNVRRVPEYGGGSLYDVGAYCINVSRWMFGRPPVAVSGSALPSAEGVDEDFRGVLDFGEGGSALILSSLAQPYRHHVRLLGTEGDITVPQAFVVRPDDEVRVIHTDAGGREEAHAIDAADEYQLEVEDFADCILKSRAPRVVSHADTLANMRAIDALYASAASGEAVRLAD
- a CDS encoding diguanylate cyclase; its protein translation is MQAAVRRAVVGERPGGRGLTGEAQLARILDLFEEHVYAGEITPSGSYVDHASDVTLGSLLGGEVPADVAPGEFWESRILAEDWAAYEAFNRRLLDGEDAEVTYRIEGVDGITRVLRDRARPRPKGDGGMLIDGIISDLTAREEATAAAAEAHDRFTGLLDVVGAHVYLALASPKDGSFEELFQGPGGDRLLGGAEPDPEMVNWDRAVHPDDRAAYDDFNTALSRGEDREVFYRLIGLDGVTRWVHDRAVCRPRPDGTYEVSGIVSDDTERRRLEDQLRQSLIELEEARADAERRANTDDLTGAYNRRHFAQLASDLLASAPDRSALLLIDADHFKQINDVYGHAVGDAVLAELAARLRSGIGPADHLARWGGEEFAVLLGDVASEAELAERAERLRQAVCATPIAHADIRVLLTTSIGATLASDGAASLDALVERADARLYAAKYRGRNRVALRPEAGGRAASSREPEVVGMARALAYASSLREGIPEAHAEQVAALAMRTAEYLELPVGAALLCRIGGWLHDVGKIAIPERILTKPRALDENEWAVMKTHPVHGDAIVRRVSALQDAAGAVRHHHERFGGGGYPDGLAGKAIPIEARIVCAADAYSAMTTDRPYSAARSPEEAAAELRRSSGAHFDPQVVDALLAVLGLDGEALSDAA
- a CDS encoding RNA polymerase sigma-70 factor translates to MPEAHDDLRPLLFSIAYRMLGSVVEAEDMVQEAYVRYQRAVGEGTAVDDPKSYLCAVTTRLCIDHLRSARVRRESYVGPWLPEPLLTGTVVPDGARIVEDADSVSMAFLLVLERLTPVERAVFLLHDVFDYGYGEIAEIVARSEDNCRQLAARARRHVREERRRSETSASRREALADRFFEAVNEGDMDGLVELLAEDVAVVGDSGGVRPMWPRPIVGRDRVVALLAGPGAQPGRLDMTMRRTEINGAPGALVTDANGGLLYAILLDVAAGGIIETVRTVRNPAKLAHLGPVGDLRAVMHSRGAGREG
- a CDS encoding TetR/AcrR family transcriptional regulator — translated: MAISHPIPRSPGRPRNEVADRKIIEATLRLLSTEGYDRTSIESVAAEARVTRATVYRRYPTKADMVTAAVCTMAGPDEPCECPDLRTTLVELLRGFHAAVGPSDGISIAASLYLQRHDHPEMLESFRETVTKPCRLKMAAVVQLSREKGEIHPDTDPEAVVEMLIGSYLYRTFAGVPIPDDWPEQAVAAVWRGLEP
- a CDS encoding MFS transporter; protein product: MPTTQDRKGIALLLLCMVQFMVVLDIAIVNVALPTIKNALDFKETDLQWVINAYTLTFGGLLMLGGRAADLLGRRRMFLAGLVLFSGASLVCGLSTSEGMLIAARAVQGVGAAIISPAALSILMTTFSEGAERNKALGIWGAIAGTGGAAGVLLGGVLTDQLNWSWIFYINVPVGALVIALGPRYLRESRIETAGRRSFDLLGAVLVTAGLSLLVYALVQTVDHSWTAPRTIAMFIGAAVLLGGFIFTEQRAESPLMPLRLFRNKSLAGANVVGLMLGASIFSMFFLLTLYMQQVLGYSAMRTGIGYLLVASTIIVSAAASQALVTKIGVRTVLAVGMALTTAGLLYFSQVSVNGSYLTDLAPGFILAGVGLGFSFVPVTIAALVGVEMNDAGIASGIINTSQQIGGALGTAILSTVAFTRVSDYLTSHSPAPDLLLRADVDGFSIAFLVGAGLAALGLLATLTMVPRGVAPEQVAEEATEPVAA
- a CDS encoding TIGR03557 family F420-dependent LLM class oxidoreductase; this encodes MPRYGYTLYCEGNPPQDLVRQAVAAEEAGFDFLVISDHYHPWLTSQSHSAFAWSVLGAVAQATERIELATMVTCPIMRYHPAIVAQMAATVAVLSDERFTLGLGAGERLNEHVVGRGWPPVDVRHEMLREAVGVIRQLWDGGYVTHRGEHFVVEDARVFDLPRRRIPTYVAAGGPMAAELAADIADGVCATEPDEKIVSAYLEAGGDPAGTWGQVVLAWAGDAEAGLADAHAQFRFAAGGWKVQSELPNPVNFDAATATIEPERLADLFPAGPDTDRHATAVRKFADAGFEHIAVAYPGADVDGFMAFWRERLEAAVR